In Bacillus sp. FJAT-45037, the following are encoded in one genomic region:
- the fliI gene encoding flagellar protein export ATPase FliI → MKAKSLINSVSTLSPYKWYGRVSRVVGLMIESKGPIASIGDLCYILIGKHQQKRVRAEVVGFRNEYVLLMPLNGITEIAPGSLVEATGKPLEIKVGTSLIGKVVDGCGELLDQSSLPKGLTSFPTDNQPPNPLARPRIEQKMSLGIRSIDSLFTVGKGQRIGIFAGSGVGKSTLLSMLAKNSSADLNVIALIGERGREVKDFIERDLGEEGLKRTILVVATSDQPALMRIKGAMTATAIAEYFRNQGYDVNLMMDSVTRFAMAQREVGLAIGEPPTTKGYTPSVFAMLPKLLERSGTDVRGSITAFYTVLVDGDDMNEPIADAVRGILDGHLVLDRRLANKGQFPAINVLKSVSRVMADLVDDQHRQAADRVRFLLSTYEEAEDLINIGAYKRGSSKEIDEAIQAHPAIIQFLSQGTDEKMTINESTTLLKNQFG, encoded by the coding sequence ATGAAAGCGAAGTCTTTAATTAACTCGGTTTCTACACTCTCACCTTATAAATGGTATGGGAGAGTATCAAGAGTAGTAGGGTTAATGATTGAATCAAAAGGACCGATCGCTTCGATTGGGGACCTTTGCTACATTCTAATTGGAAAACATCAACAAAAACGAGTACGAGCAGAAGTAGTCGGGTTTCGAAATGAATATGTTCTACTTATGCCACTAAACGGAATCACTGAAATAGCACCAGGCAGCTTAGTAGAAGCAACGGGCAAACCTCTTGAAATTAAAGTGGGTACGAGTTTAATTGGCAAAGTGGTAGATGGGTGCGGGGAATTATTAGACCAGTCATCCTTGCCTAAAGGATTAACGTCGTTTCCAACGGATAATCAGCCCCCAAACCCACTTGCCCGACCAAGGATTGAGCAAAAGATGAGCCTTGGTATCCGATCCATCGATAGCTTGTTTACAGTAGGAAAAGGTCAACGGATTGGTATTTTTGCTGGTAGTGGTGTCGGAAAAAGTACGTTACTTTCAATGCTTGCTAAAAATTCATCAGCCGATCTTAATGTGATTGCATTGATTGGAGAGCGTGGACGTGAAGTGAAAGACTTTATCGAACGTGATCTCGGGGAAGAAGGGCTGAAGCGTACTATCTTAGTCGTAGCAACTTCTGATCAACCGGCATTAATGAGAATTAAAGGTGCGATGACAGCAACAGCTATTGCGGAATACTTTCGGAATCAGGGATATGATGTGAACTTGATGATGGACTCTGTCACACGATTTGCTATGGCTCAAAGAGAAGTAGGTCTAGCGATTGGGGAGCCACCTACTACTAAAGGGTATACACCATCTGTTTTTGCGATGTTACCTAAGCTCTTAGAACGCTCAGGGACAGACGTACGTGGAAGTATCACAGCCTTTTATACGGTGTTAGTTGATGGTGATGATATGAATGAACCCATTGCTGATGCGGTGAGAGGGATATTAGATGGTCACTTAGTCTTAGATCGTCGTCTAGCGAATAAAGGACAGTTTCCAGCTATAAATGTGTTGAAGAGTGTGAGCCGAGTGATGGCTGATTTAGTAGATGATCAACATAGACAAGCAGCAGATCGAGTGCGTTTCTTGCTCTCAACGTATGAGGAAGCTGAGGATTTAATTAACATTGGTGCTTACAAGCGAGGCTCTTCTAAAGAAATTG
- the fliH gene encoding flagellar assembly protein FliH yields MSKLIKSRQSTATDQEVKTITIRNLFEENAFQLLIDSSEEDGDVQSGGHLEFERAKTRQLKEVKQEAEEMIEQAKKDIEKMYEQLERDQQQATEQQEVAFEHMKEQGYKEGLQQGREDGFSEYSAVIEEANTVIMSAKDEYNKVLADAEPVIVELAVELTKRMINEHLEPDSPLWGQLVKQVIKEVQEHEEVKIYVHPTWFERTRQQKEELQHLLSHTEVLYIYADAQLSENGCIIESKFGRIDATVDHQLEELKKQLLVQLEEVDHESEVFN; encoded by the coding sequence TTGTCTAAACTCATTAAATCACGCCAATCAACAGCGACGGACCAAGAAGTGAAAACGATCACCATTCGTAATTTATTTGAAGAAAACGCATTTCAATTATTGATAGATTCAAGTGAAGAAGATGGCGATGTGCAATCGGGAGGCCATCTAGAGTTTGAGAGAGCCAAGACAAGACAGTTAAAAGAAGTGAAACAAGAAGCTGAGGAAATGATTGAACAAGCTAAGAAAGATATTGAAAAAATGTATGAGCAGTTAGAGCGCGACCAACAACAAGCCACTGAACAACAAGAAGTAGCCTTTGAGCACATGAAAGAACAAGGGTACAAAGAAGGCTTGCAGCAAGGAAGAGAAGATGGTTTCAGTGAGTACTCAGCGGTAATTGAAGAAGCGAATACGGTTATAATGAGCGCAAAAGACGAGTACAACAAAGTGTTAGCAGATGCCGAGCCGGTTATCGTTGAACTTGCTGTCGAGCTGACCAAGCGAATGATCAATGAGCATCTCGAGCCAGACTCACCTCTTTGGGGCCAACTGGTAAAACAAGTGATCAAGGAAGTTCAGGAACATGAAGAAGTAAAAATATATGTGCATCCTACTTGGTTCGAGCGTACCCGTCAACAAAAAGAAGAGCTACAACATCTGCTAAGTCACACGGAAGTGCTCTACATATATGCCGATGCGCAACTTTCTGAGAATGGCTGTATTATTGAATCGAAATTCGGACGAATCGACGCTACCGTAGATCATCAATTAGAAGAGCTGAAAAAGCAGCTACTCGTTCAACTCGAGGAGGTTGATCATGAAAGCGAAGTCTTTAATTAA
- the fliG gene encoding flagellar motor switch protein FliG has product MAQATKKSLSGKQKAAILLISLGPDVSAQVYKHLSEEEIEQLTLEIANVRKVDSEMKDEILEQFHSLVLAQDYIAQGGIGYAKSILEKALGESNAMDIINRLTSTLQVRPFDFARKSEPSQILNFIQNEHPQTIALILSYLDSTQAGQILSELPQEVQADVARRIALMDSTSPEIINEVESILEQKLSSTMTQDYTDAGGIESVVDVLNSVDRSTERTILDALEIQDPELAEEIKKRMFVFEDIVTLDNRSIQRVIRDVENEDLQLSLKVASDEVKEIVFNNMSQRMAETFKDEMEFMGPVRLRDVEEAQTRIVSVIRRLEESGEIVIARGGGDDVIV; this is encoded by the coding sequence TTGGCACAAGCAACTAAAAAATCGTTATCAGGTAAGCAAAAAGCGGCAATCCTCCTAATCTCACTTGGGCCTGATGTTTCCGCTCAAGTGTATAAACATTTATCGGAGGAAGAGATCGAGCAGCTAACGTTAGAGATTGCAAATGTTCGGAAAGTCGATAGTGAGATGAAAGACGAGATTTTAGAACAATTTCATTCGCTTGTCTTAGCTCAAGACTATATTGCTCAAGGTGGAATTGGTTATGCCAAAAGCATCCTTGAAAAAGCATTAGGAGAGTCAAATGCTATGGACATCATTAATCGTTTAACATCGACTCTTCAAGTACGACCATTTGATTTTGCTAGAAAGTCAGAACCATCTCAAATTTTAAATTTTATCCAAAATGAGCATCCGCAGACGATTGCTTTAATCTTGAGCTACTTGGATTCCACTCAAGCAGGCCAAATCCTCTCAGAGCTTCCACAAGAAGTTCAAGCAGATGTGGCTAGAAGAATCGCATTAATGGATAGCACTTCTCCTGAAATCATTAATGAGGTTGAATCAATTTTAGAGCAGAAACTTTCGTCTACGATGACTCAGGATTATACAGATGCTGGTGGTATTGAATCAGTGGTAGATGTGTTAAACAGTGTTGACCGCTCAACAGAACGAACGATATTAGATGCCCTTGAAATTCAAGACCCTGAGCTTGCAGAGGAAATCAAGAAAAGAATGTTTGTCTTTGAAGATATTGTCACACTCGATAATCGTTCGATTCAAAGAGTCATTCGAGATGTAGAAAATGAAGACCTTCAATTATCATTAAAAGTAGCTAGCGATGAAGTGAAGGAAATTGTCTTTAATAATATGTCACAGCGGATGGCAGAGACATTTAAAGATGAAATGGAATTTATGGGTCCTGTTAGATTGAGAGATGTAGAAGAGGCCCAAACAAGAATTGTTTCGGTTATTCGCCGTCTTGAAGAGTCAGGGGAGATCGTTATTGCTCGTGGCGGAGGAGATGATGTGATTGTCTAA
- the fliF gene encoding flagellar basal-body MS-ring/collar protein FliF, which produces MNEKFVLYKQKVTEYWGERTTKQRGILIGSVGAVILVLILLVLLGNRTNNVPLYSNLSLQETGQIKETLDARGIPAEISDNGSTILVPEALVDSLKVDLAAEGIPRSGSIDYSFFQDQMGFGMTDNEFTIMERGLMQTELADLIRNINGVNNANVMITLPEESVWLNTTQEAATASVIVDLSPGYQLEQSQVKALYHLVSKSVPNLPIENIVIMNQMFEDYFYEQDSNPATTLTAFEQQRAVQREIERDLTKNLQRMLGTVVGQDKVLVSVTTDIDFTQENRQESLVEPVDPENMEGIAVSIERITETYTGEGTPPGGVEGAGDGIPNFPGAFGQGETDYERTEDRINNEVNRINRDIVESPYKIRDLGIQVMVEPPDGMDVLPQERLNDIQQILGTIVRTSISGVYADELTEEAINQNISIVSGPFAGKVELEAVNEMAIPVWMYVVGGLLIVTIILLLFLLNRKRKREIEEEQVIIQEETDFLPDLPNEDTGVQATKRKQLEKMAKDKPEEFSKLLRTWLSED; this is translated from the coding sequence ATGAACGAGAAATTTGTACTATACAAGCAGAAGGTAACAGAGTATTGGGGCGAGCGCACAACAAAACAAAGAGGAATTCTTATAGGATCTGTAGGTGCTGTCATACTCGTACTTATTCTTTTAGTTTTATTAGGAAATCGAACGAATAACGTCCCTCTATACAGCAACTTAAGTTTGCAAGAAACCGGGCAAATTAAAGAAACGTTAGATGCAAGAGGAATTCCAGCAGAAATCTCCGATAATGGCTCGACAATACTAGTTCCAGAAGCTTTAGTTGATAGTCTAAAAGTTGATTTGGCTGCAGAAGGCATTCCGAGAAGTGGAAGCATCGATTATAGCTTTTTCCAAGATCAAATGGGTTTTGGGATGACAGATAATGAGTTTACGATTATGGAACGTGGGTTAATGCAGACCGAATTAGCAGACCTTATCCGTAATATTAATGGTGTGAATAATGCGAATGTGATGATTACTTTACCGGAGGAAAGTGTTTGGCTAAATACAACACAAGAAGCTGCGACTGCATCTGTCATTGTTGATTTATCACCTGGGTATCAATTAGAGCAGAGTCAAGTAAAAGCACTTTATCATTTAGTATCAAAAAGTGTTCCGAATCTACCTATAGAGAATATCGTCATTATGAACCAAATGTTTGAGGATTATTTTTATGAGCAAGATTCGAATCCAGCAACAACGTTAACAGCTTTTGAGCAACAGAGAGCTGTTCAGCGTGAAATCGAAAGAGATTTGACAAAAAATCTACAGAGAATGTTAGGAACGGTAGTCGGGCAAGACAAAGTGTTAGTATCTGTTACGACAGATATTGATTTTACCCAAGAGAACCGACAAGAGTCGCTTGTTGAACCGGTTGATCCAGAAAATATGGAAGGTATTGCAGTCAGTATTGAACGAATCACAGAGACTTACACTGGCGAAGGTACGCCTCCAGGTGGTGTTGAGGGTGCGGGAGATGGTATTCCTAACTTCCCAGGCGCTTTTGGGCAAGGAGAAACGGATTATGAGCGGACGGAAGATCGAATTAATAACGAAGTGAATCGAATTAATCGAGATATCGTTGAGAGTCCATACAAAATAAGAGATTTAGGTATTCAAGTTATGGTAGAGCCACCAGATGGTATGGATGTTCTTCCGCAAGAACGCTTAAATGATATTCAACAAATTTTAGGAACCATCGTAAGAACGAGCATATCAGGCGTATACGCTGATGAACTCACAGAAGAAGCGATTAATCAAAACATTTCTATTGTTTCTGGACCGTTTGCAGGGAAAGTTGAATTAGAAGCTGTAAATGAAATGGCGATCCCGGTTTGGATGTATGTAGTAGGTGGTCTACTAATTGTGACAATTATATTGTTGCTATTCCTTTTAAATCGAAAACGCAAACGTGAAATTGAAGAAGAACAGGTAATTATTCAAGAAGAGACTGATTTTCTTCCAGATCTTCCTAATGAAGATACGGGTGTTCAAGCAACGAAAAGAAAACAACTTGAAAAGATGGCTAAAGATAAGCCAGAAGAATTTTCGAAACTACTTCGTACGTGGTTATCTGAGGATTAG
- the fliE gene encoding flagellar hook-basal body complex protein FliE yields the protein MDYRINTSPFLVQNQVGTIQKPMKTVNEAQNTFKAALSEAVQNVNELQNISAIKTEQLAAGEIDNLHDVMITGQKASIALQATVEVRNKVMEAYQEIMRMQV from the coding sequence ATGGATTACCGCATAAATACATCGCCCTTTTTGGTTCAAAACCAAGTAGGAACGATTCAAAAACCAATGAAAACGGTAAATGAAGCACAGAACACCTTTAAAGCGGCTCTAAGTGAAGCGGTACAGAATGTGAATGAATTACAAAATATTTCAGCAATAAAAACTGAACAATTGGCAGCGGGAGAAATTGATAATTTGCATGATGTCATGATAACAGGACAGAAAGCAAGTATCGCCTTACAAGCTACAGTGGAAGTTAGGAATAAGGTCATGGAAGCCTATCAGGAAATTATGAGAATGCAAGTATAA
- the flgC gene encoding flagellar basal body rod protein FlgC, with protein MSIFHGLNVNASALTTQRLRMDVVSANMANADTTRAQMVDGEWVPYRRKMVVVEPNGKNPFSSFLDRAMGTNNEVGNGVKVSGIVEDQTPFKLVYNPEHPDANDEGYVELPNVDPLREMVDLMTATRAYEANVTTLNANKNMLMKALEIGR; from the coding sequence ATGTCAATTTTCCATGGTTTGAATGTTAATGCCTCTGCTCTAACAACGCAGCGTCTACGTATGGACGTGGTTTCAGCGAATATGGCCAATGCAGACACGACTAGAGCGCAGATGGTTGATGGTGAGTGGGTCCCTTATCGCAGGAAAATGGTTGTTGTTGAACCGAATGGAAAAAATCCTTTCTCCAGCTTTTTAGACCGAGCCATGGGGACTAATAACGAAGTGGGTAACGGTGTAAAGGTGTCAGGGATTGTTGAAGATCAAACTCCATTTAAGTTAGTGTATAACCCTGAACATCCCGATGCGAATGATGAAGGGTACGTGGAATTACCGAACGTAGACCCGTTACGCGAGATGGTGGATTTAATGACGGCGACAAGGGCTTATGAAGCCAATGTGACGACCTTAAATGCCAACAAGAATATGTTAATGAAAGCACTAGAAATCGGTCGTTAG
- the flgB gene encoding flagellar basal body rod protein FlgB, whose amino-acid sequence MNLFSGSTFQALERGLDGSQMRQHAMSQNIANAGTPNYSAKKVSFKHTLNSAMNNQLQAHKTNEKHVNFSQSSNEPIVDINRNTTYNHNGNNVDIDLEMAELAKNQIYYNALIERLNSRFQGLQSTIRGGN is encoded by the coding sequence ATGAATTTATTTTCTGGTTCAACTTTTCAAGCGCTTGAGCGTGGGTTAGATGGTTCGCAGATGAGGCAACATGCAATGTCTCAGAATATAGCTAACGCAGGGACGCCAAACTACAGCGCAAAAAAAGTCAGTTTTAAGCATACATTAAACAGTGCCATGAATAATCAATTACAAGCGCATAAAACAAATGAAAAACATGTCAACTTTAGTCAAAGCTCGAATGAACCAATAGTTGATATAAACAGGAATACAACTTATAACCACAATGGAAATAACGTCGACATTGATTTAGAAATGGCCGAGCTTGCTAAAAACCAAATCTATTATAATGCGTTAATCGAACGGTTAAATAGTAGATTCCAAGGCTTACAATCAACAATTAGAGGGGGGAATTAA
- the codY gene encoding GTP-sensing pleiotropic transcriptional regulator CodY, with product MNLLSRTRQINEMLQKSGGQQVNFKDMAETLRDAISANVFVVSRRGKLLGFSIKQEIENERMKKMLEDRQFPEEYTGGLSKVEETSPNLDIHSDYTAFPIENKDLFQHGLTTIVPILGGGQRLGTLILARLNDSFNDDDLILAEYGATVVGMEILHEKTQEIEGEARSKAVVQMAISSLSYSELEAVEHIFQELDGKEGLLVASKIADRVGITRSVIVNALRKLESAGVIESRSLGMKGTYIKVLNDKFLMELDKIKTK from the coding sequence ATGAATTTATTATCAAGAACAAGACAAATTAATGAAATGTTACAAAAATCAGGTGGGCAACAAGTTAATTTTAAGGACATGGCCGAGACACTACGTGATGCCATCAGTGCAAATGTTTTTGTCGTTAGTCGACGTGGGAAATTACTTGGATTCTCGATTAAACAAGAGATTGAAAATGAGAGAATGAAAAAAATGCTTGAAGACCGTCAGTTCCCTGAAGAGTATACAGGAGGCCTATCTAAAGTAGAAGAAACCTCTCCAAACCTTGATATTCATAGTGATTACACAGCGTTCCCTATTGAGAATAAAGATTTATTTCAGCATGGCTTAACTACAATTGTACCAATTCTTGGAGGTGGACAACGTCTAGGGACACTTATCTTAGCTCGCTTAAACGACTCATTTAATGACGATGATTTAATCTTAGCTGAGTATGGAGCGACAGTGGTAGGGATGGAAATTTTGCATGAGAAGACTCAAGAAATTGAAGGGGAAGCTCGTAGCAAAGCGGTCGTGCAAATGGCAATTAGTTCATTGTCTTATAGTGAACTAGAAGCTGTTGAACACATCTTCCAAGAGCTTGATGGAAAAGAAGGCTTATTAGTTGCTAGTAAAATTGCTGATCGTGTAGGTATTACTCGTTCAGTTATCGTAAATGCTCTTCGTAAATTAGAAAGTGCAGGAGTTATTGAATCTCGTTCACTAGGTATGAAAGGGACATACATTAAAGTTCTTAATGATAAGTTCCTAATGGAATTGGACAAGATTAAAACAAAATAA
- the hslU gene encoding ATP-dependent protease ATPase subunit HslU, with product MNSNLTPKEIVERLNQYIVGQEGAKKSVAIALRNRYRRSLLDEKLRDEVTPKNILMIGPTGVGKTEIARRLAKLVGAPFIKVEATKFTEVGYVGRDVESMVRDLVETSVRIIKEEKMDGVKEEALKRANERIVELLIPSKKKPSSSYKNPFEMIFGNQPGQKGEEDDTNVEEATLKDQRRRAAHQLALGELEDRMITLEVEEQTQSFMDMFQGAGMEQMGMNMQDMLGSMMPKKRKKRTMSISDARKILTEEEAQKLIDMDEVTQVAVERAEQLGIIFIDEIDKVAGKSQQTADVSREGVQRDILPIVEGSTIVTKHGAVKTDHMLFIGAGAFHIAKPSDLIPELQGRFPIRVELNNLTVDDFVRILVEPDNALLKQYSALLETEGIKVTFTDEAVRKIAKIATEVNQDTENIGARRLHTVLEKLLEDLSYEACDITLEEIVITPEYVEEKLASIAKNRDLSQYIL from the coding sequence ATGAATTCAAACCTTACACCTAAAGAAATTGTCGAACGTCTTAACCAATACATTGTCGGTCAAGAAGGAGCTAAGAAGTCTGTTGCAATTGCTCTTCGAAACCGTTACCGACGAAGTTTGCTTGATGAAAAATTAAGAGATGAAGTCACACCTAAAAACATCCTAATGATCGGACCGACGGGTGTAGGTAAAACAGAAATTGCTCGCCGATTAGCGAAACTAGTCGGAGCGCCATTTATTAAAGTCGAGGCAACGAAATTTACAGAAGTAGGATACGTTGGTCGTGATGTAGAGTCGATGGTTCGTGATCTGGTTGAAACAAGTGTAAGAATCATTAAAGAAGAAAAAATGGATGGGGTAAAAGAAGAAGCATTAAAGCGTGCGAACGAACGAATTGTTGAGCTTTTAATCCCTTCGAAAAAAAAACCATCATCGTCGTACAAAAACCCGTTTGAAATGATCTTTGGTAATCAACCAGGTCAAAAAGGCGAAGAAGATGACACAAACGTAGAAGAAGCCACGTTGAAAGATCAAAGACGGAGGGCGGCTCATCAGCTTGCATTAGGTGAATTAGAGGATCGAATGATTACTTTAGAAGTCGAAGAACAAACTCAAAGTTTCATGGATATGTTCCAAGGTGCAGGGATGGAACAAATGGGAATGAACATGCAAGATATGTTAGGAAGTATGATGCCTAAAAAACGAAAAAAGCGTACGATGTCGATTTCTGATGCTAGAAAAATTTTAACAGAAGAAGAGGCTCAAAAATTAATCGATATGGATGAAGTAACACAAGTTGCTGTCGAACGAGCTGAGCAGCTTGGAATTATCTTTATTGATGAAATTGATAAAGTGGCCGGGAAGTCACAGCAAACTGCGGACGTGTCAAGAGAAGGTGTACAACGCGATATTTTACCGATTGTTGAAGGATCAACTATTGTAACAAAGCATGGAGCTGTTAAAACAGATCATATGCTATTTATTGGAGCCGGTGCCTTCCATATTGCCAAACCATCTGACTTAATCCCAGAACTGCAAGGACGCTTCCCAATTCGTGTGGAATTAAATAACCTAACGGTCGATGATTTTGTACGAATTTTAGTAGAGCCTGATAATGCATTACTCAAACAATATTCAGCTCTTTTAGAAACGGAAGGTATAAAAGTTACATTTACTGACGAGGCTGTTCGTAAGATTGCGAAAATTGCAACGGAGGTCAATCAAGACACAGAGAATATTGGAGCAAGAAGGCTTCATACCGTGCTTGAAAAATTATTAGAAGATCTTTCGTATGAAGCATGCGATATTACGCTTGAAGAGATCGTCATTACACCAGAATATGTCGAAGAAAAATTAGCATCTATCGCGAAAAATCGCGATTTGAGCCAGTATATTTTGTAG
- the hslV gene encoding ATP-dependent protease subunit HslV, with translation MTFHATTIFAVQHNGQCAMAGDGQVTFGNAVVMKHTAKKVRKIYQGKVLAGFAGSVADAFTLFEKFESRLEEYNGNLQRASVELAKEWRSDKVLRRLEAMLIVMDREHVLLVSGTGEVIEPDDGILAIGSGGNYALSAGRALKKHAPNLSAKEIATAALETAGEICVYTNLNLVVEELL, from the coding sequence ATGACGTTCCATGCAACAACGATTTTTGCCGTGCAACATAATGGACAATGTGCCATGGCTGGTGACGGGCAAGTAACATTTGGAAATGCTGTAGTGATGAAGCATACAGCAAAAAAAGTCCGTAAAATCTATCAAGGCAAAGTATTAGCTGGATTTGCCGGGTCTGTGGCAGATGCGTTTACTTTATTTGAGAAATTTGAATCACGTCTTGAAGAGTATAATGGCAATTTACAAAGAGCTTCAGTTGAACTGGCGAAAGAATGGCGAAGTGACAAGGTACTTAGACGATTAGAAGCTATGCTCATCGTTATGGACCGAGAACATGTCTTGCTCGTTTCAGGTACAGGTGAAGTGATTGAACCAGATGATGGCATACTAGCCATTGGTTCAGGTGGCAATTATGCGTTATCAGCTGGTCGAGCATTAAAAAAACACGCACCGAACTTATCTGCAAAGGAAATTGCTACAGCAGCACTCGAAACAGCCGGAGAAATTTGTGTGTACACAAATTTGAATTTGGTTGTGGAAGAACTTCTATAG
- the xerC gene encoding tyrosine recombinase XerC, with product MKVEEGWIRAFIRYLQVEKNYSLHTINHYERDIEHFCQFMDEHTCHSFTDVTQLFVRSYLTALHEQSYKRNSVARKISAMRSFFHFLIREKHIDQNVFAQTHLPKKSMKLPTFLYEEEMLQLFEAFSGEGPLDFRDRAILELIYATGMRVSECSQLIVSDIDFHIGTVFVTGKGRKERYIPVGSFAIDALSEYLNDARVNLLKKGNGETKHLFLNYRGGPLSDRSIRTIVSKRVQQANLHQHVRPHDLRHSFATHLLNNGADLRVVQELLGHEQLSTTQIYTHVTKDRLRDVYKNHHPRA from the coding sequence ATCAAAGTTGAAGAAGGTTGGATTCGAGCCTTTATTCGTTATCTGCAAGTCGAAAAAAACTATTCTTTACATACAATTAATCACTATGAACGAGATATTGAACACTTTTGTCAGTTCATGGATGAGCATACATGTCACTCATTTACTGATGTGACGCAACTTTTTGTGCGCTCGTACTTAACCGCTCTTCACGAACAGTCATATAAAAGAAATTCAGTAGCACGGAAAATATCAGCGATGCGTAGTTTCTTTCATTTTTTAATTCGTGAAAAACATATAGATCAGAATGTTTTTGCCCAAACACATTTACCCAAAAAATCAATGAAACTGCCAACATTTTTATATGAAGAAGAAATGCTTCAATTATTTGAGGCATTTAGTGGAGAAGGGCCTCTAGATTTTAGAGATCGAGCCATTCTTGAGCTAATTTATGCAACTGGTATGCGAGTGAGTGAATGTAGTCAATTAATCGTTTCAGATATTGATTTTCATATAGGGACAGTATTTGTGACCGGAAAGGGACGGAAAGAGCGATATATTCCCGTAGGATCGTTTGCAATAGATGCACTTTCGGAATACTTGAACGATGCAAGAGTAAACTTATTAAAAAAGGGGAATGGTGAGACTAAACACCTTTTTCTGAATTATCGCGGCGGTCCGCTGTCCGATCGAAGTATTCGAACCATTGTCTCAAAACGAGTCCAGCAAGCAAATTTGCATCAACATGTACGCCCGCATGATCTTAGGCATTCATTTGCTACACACTTGCTAAACAACGGCGCGGACCTTCGTGTGGTGCAAGAATTATTAGGTCATGAACAGTTATCAACGACTCAAATCTACACGCATGTGACAAAAGATCGGTTGCGTGATGTATATAAAAATCATCACCCAAGAGCTTAG